A window of the Fusarium poae strain DAOMC 252244 chromosome 3, whole genome shotgun sequence genome harbors these coding sequences:
- the PRF1 gene encoding peptide chain release factor 1 translates to MASKGKETETSKDAAPTNPRGIPYAPFVDKVEDYVTTRDDVEPTLRSFQEMISSRYRIGTDRAWRGRKYQFMEMNLQKRMGGLKEKIPDIQKTLDSVKFLKLKKDDDEAIETTFELNDTLYSKAKIPATEEVYIWLGANVMLSYPIDEAETLLSSKLSTAKTSLSNCEEDLDFLREQITTMEVAVARVYNWEVVQKRKDKAVEEEENKKVKSQGD, encoded by the exons ATGGCatcaaaaggaaaagaaacagagACAAG TAAAGATGCTGCACCTACCAATCCGCGGGGCATCCCCTATGCCCCGTTCGTGGATAAGGTCGAGGACTATGTCACCACCCGAGACGATGTCGAGCCTACTCTGCGCAGCTTTCAAGAAATGATATC CTCGAGATATAGGATTGGCACTGACCGAGCATGGCGGGGTAGGAAATACCAGTTTATGGAGATGAACTTACAGAAGCGAATGGGCGGCCTCAAGGAAAAGATTCCTGATATTCAAAAGACGCTCGACTCAGTCAAGTTTCTCAAGCTAAAAAAG gacgatgatgaggccATAGAAACAACATTTGAACTTAATGACACTCTCTACTCAAAGGCGAAGATCCCTGCGACTGAGGAGGTATATATCTGGCTAGGA GCCAACGTGATGCTCTCATACCCCATAGACGAGGCAGAGACACTATTGAGTTCCAAGCTCTCGACGGCAAAGACAAGCTTGTCAAACTGCGAAGAGGACCTCGATTTTCTCCGCGAGCAGATCACA ACCATGGAGGTCGCCGTGGCTAGAGTTTACAACTGGGAGGTGGTGCAGAAGCGAAAGGACAAGGCggtcgaggaggaagagaataAGAAGGTCAAGTCACAAGGTGACTAA